The proteins below are encoded in one region of Bifidobacterium dentium JCM 1195 = DSM 20436:
- a CDS encoding fluoride efflux transporter FluC, with translation MMWLLCFFGGIGAMARYVLDVSIQRSWNRSFPLSTLVINGIASLCAGIAMMSYYAQSVDSQTVMLFLTGFLGGFSTFSTAINEVLSLIRKKRFAMALGYGVATVAVPLVCVALGFGLASLAR, from the coding sequence ATGATGTGGCTGCTTTGCTTCTTCGGCGGCATCGGGGCCATGGCTCGTTATGTGCTTGATGTGTCGATTCAACGTAGCTGGAATCGTTCCTTCCCATTGTCCACGCTGGTGATCAACGGTATCGCCTCGTTGTGTGCGGGCATTGCGATGATGTCATATTATGCGCAATCGGTGGATTCTCAGACCGTCATGCTGTTCCTGACCGGTTTTCTGGGCGGGTTTTCCACGTTCTCGACGGCCATCAATGAAGTGCTGTCGTTGATTCGCAAGAAGCGTTTCGCGATGGCGTTGGGGTATGGCGTGGCGACGGTTGCGGTGCCGCTCGTGTGCGTCGCATTGGGTTTCGGATTGGCTTCGCTCGCCCGTTGA
- a CDS encoding ABC transporter permease subunit, with protein MTAVSHIARHRRSGIVILCSIFAALSMLFILPPDSAMAADAVDVCNPTSDNGCVNGILQDADKKAIADITVKLSGTEEAETTTDADGKWAFSVKDDGDYTVTIDESVAEEHGLKSSSATVTIKKASFDKQRGVVRFDQVNDSASSDSSSSDSAKSGADSSSSSGTATVSKKKAGSNIGKRIWQQLYSGIIFGLMLGLMSVGMNLVYGTTGLQSFSHGEQVTLGGLMAYVGTQMLHMPVVASAIFAIVIGAITGLIQNEIVWGPLRRRHVGTMQQMIVTIGLSMALQYTFQFFFGGDIKGIVKSVPDSFQLGPITTDMPTLLSALIAICVIIGVTLFLYKTRLGRATRAVSDNAALAAASGINVDQVVRVVWILSCSMAALSGVLLGIYLNGISWNTGATLILLMFAAVTLGGLGTANGALIGSLVIGIVADMSSLVIPNDMRYASALAILIIVLLVRPQGIFGKQQRVG; from the coding sequence ATGACAGCCGTATCTCACATTGCACGGCATCGTCGATCGGGAATCGTAATACTATGTTCGATCTTCGCCGCTCTTTCGATGCTATTCATTCTGCCACCCGACTCAGCCATGGCGGCCGACGCCGTGGATGTCTGCAATCCGACTTCCGACAACGGTTGCGTCAACGGCATTCTGCAGGATGCCGACAAGAAAGCGATTGCGGATATCACCGTGAAGCTTTCCGGTACGGAAGAAGCGGAAACAACAACCGATGCCGACGGTAAGTGGGCGTTTTCAGTCAAGGATGACGGCGATTACACCGTCACCATCGACGAATCCGTGGCCGAAGAGCACGGATTGAAGTCGAGCAGCGCCACGGTGACCATCAAGAAAGCCAGCTTCGACAAGCAGCGCGGCGTGGTCCGCTTCGACCAAGTCAACGACTCCGCATCCTCCGACAGCTCGTCCTCCGACTCGGCCAAATCCGGCGCCGACAGCTCCAGCTCCTCAGGCACCGCGACGGTATCAAAGAAGAAGGCCGGCTCCAACATCGGCAAGCGCATCTGGCAGCAGCTGTACTCCGGTATCATCTTCGGTCTGATGCTTGGCCTGATGTCAGTCGGCATGAACCTCGTCTACGGCACCACCGGCCTGCAGTCGTTCTCGCACGGTGAGCAGGTGACGCTCGGCGGTCTCATGGCATATGTCGGCACGCAGATGCTGCACATGCCGGTCGTGGCCTCCGCCATTTTCGCCATCGTCATCGGCGCAATCACAGGTCTCATCCAAAACGAAATCGTATGGGGCCCGCTGCGCCGCCGCCATGTCGGCACCATGCAGCAGATGATCGTCACCATCGGCCTGTCGATGGCATTGCAATACACGTTCCAGTTCTTCTTCGGCGGTGACATCAAGGGCATCGTCAAATCGGTGCCGGACAGCTTCCAGCTCGGCCCGATCACGACCGACATGCCGACGTTGCTGTCCGCGCTAATCGCCATCTGCGTGATCATCGGCGTCACATTGTTCCTCTACAAGACCCGTCTCGGCAGGGCAACGCGAGCCGTGTCCGACAATGCGGCGCTCGCAGCGGCTTCCGGCATCAACGTGGACCAGGTGGTACGTGTCGTCTGGATCCTGTCATGCTCCATGGCCGCACTATCCGGCGTGCTGTTGGGCATCTACCTCAACGGCATCTCCTGGAACACCGGAGCGACCCTGATCCTGCTGATGTTCGCGGCCGTCACGCTCGGCGGCCTCGGTACCGCCAACGGCGCACTCATCGGTTCGCTGGTCATCGGCATCGTGGCGGACATGAGCTCGCTCGTCATCCCCAACGACATGCGTTACGCCAGCGCGCTGGCAATCCTCATCATCGTTCTGCTGGTGCGCCCGCAGGGCATCTTCGGCAAGCAACAAAGGGTGGGCTGA
- a CDS encoding branched-chain amino acid ABC transporter permease gives MDIMTIISNAAGELIAPTTAAYVLAAIGLNIHFGMTGLMNMGQAGFMLLGAYGFAVTQSMGCNLFASVCAALALAVIYALLLGIPTLKLGPDYLAMVTLAAAEIIRIIGRSTAMTNLTGGSAGISPQDFTEKFEALSPLPDGSTTFLLWTYSNNIANSWWLRIVAWILVAIAAFLCWRWFHSPWGRMLKGIREDENAIRSLGKPVTKYKMESLILGGLFGAMAGIIFVLPRSVQPDSLGRTVTFYVWTILLLGGAATILGPVLGSCVLWVLLTFVKEVMRNTVPETLISSNQIEALGWVIVGVALMCLVIFRPQGLLGDRKELAFHA, from the coding sequence ATGGACATCATGACAATCATCTCCAATGCAGCGGGCGAGCTGATCGCCCCGACCACGGCGGCATACGTACTCGCCGCCATCGGTTTGAACATTCACTTCGGTATGACGGGCCTGATGAACATGGGTCAGGCAGGCTTCATGCTGCTCGGCGCGTACGGCTTCGCAGTCACGCAGTCGATGGGCTGCAACCTGTTCGCCTCCGTATGCGCGGCGCTCGCTCTTGCCGTCATCTACGCACTGCTGCTTGGCATTCCGACGTTGAAGCTCGGCCCTGACTATCTAGCCATGGTCACGTTGGCTGCCGCGGAAATCATCCGTATCATCGGCAGGTCGACGGCCATGACGAATCTCACCGGCGGTTCCGCCGGCATTTCCCCGCAGGATTTCACGGAGAAGTTCGAGGCGCTTTCCCCGCTGCCCGATGGTTCGACCACGTTCCTGCTGTGGACCTACAGCAACAACATCGCGAACTCCTGGTGGCTTCGTATCGTGGCCTGGATTTTGGTGGCAATCGCGGCGTTCCTGTGCTGGCGTTGGTTCCACTCGCCGTGGGGGCGCATGCTCAAGGGCATCCGCGAGGATGAGAACGCGATCCGTTCGCTCGGCAAGCCGGTTACGAAATACAAGATGGAATCGTTGATTCTCGGCGGTCTGTTTGGCGCGATGGCCGGCATCATCTTCGTGCTGCCGCGTTCCGTGCAGCCGGATTCGCTCGGTCGTACCGTCACCTTCTATGTGTGGACGATTCTGCTGCTGGGTGGCGCGGCCACGATTCTTGGCCCGGTACTGGGCTCCTGCGTGCTGTGGGTGTTGCTCACCTTCGTCAAGGAGGTCATGCGCAATACGGTTCCCGAAACCCTGATCTCCTCCAACCAGATCGAAGCCCTTGGCTGGGTGATCGTCGGCGTCGCGCTGATGTGCCTGGTGATCTTCAGGCCACAAGGCTTGTTGGGCGACCGAAAGGAGTTGGCTTTCCATGCCTGA
- a CDS encoding ABC transporter ATP-binding protein, with product MPDTTNTQQPAVSSFPQPGVPFHDLTKWATKAPEGETLISTAYKDKVTEDLRFVENKPGVHKPDPILIADNVTRKFGGMTAVDVGHFEIERHGITALIGPNGAGKTTFFNLMTGFDTPNTGTWQFDGKDMAHVQPEKVARMGMVRTFQLTKVMSRLTVLDNMLLGAPVQPGEGMFRALFPGMWKRQEKENVEKAEALLERFLLIKKKNDYAGALSGGQRKLLEMARALMSDPQLVMLDEPMAGVNPALKQSLLDHIMALREEGTTVLFVEHDINMVRHIADWVTVMAEGKIVAEGQPKSVMSDPAVIDAYLGAHANVDLGDDSVLEDLKEA from the coding sequence ATGCCTGATACAACGAATACTCAACAGCCCGCCGTGTCGTCTTTCCCTCAGCCGGGCGTCCCGTTCCATGATCTGACGAAATGGGCCACCAAGGCGCCAGAAGGTGAAACCCTGATCTCCACCGCTTACAAGGACAAAGTCACCGAGGATCTCAGGTTCGTGGAGAACAAGCCGGGTGTGCATAAGCCCGATCCGATTCTGATCGCCGACAACGTGACCCGCAAATTCGGCGGCATGACCGCCGTGGACGTGGGCCACTTCGAGATCGAACGCCACGGCATCACTGCGTTGATCGGTCCGAACGGTGCCGGCAAGACCACGTTCTTCAATCTGATGACCGGCTTCGATACGCCGAATACCGGCACTTGGCAGTTCGACGGCAAGGACATGGCCCACGTGCAACCTGAGAAGGTGGCACGTATGGGCATGGTCCGCACATTCCAGCTGACGAAGGTCATGAGCCGTCTGACCGTGCTTGACAACATGCTGCTTGGTGCGCCCGTGCAGCCAGGTGAGGGCATGTTCCGTGCGCTGTTTCCCGGAATGTGGAAACGTCAGGAGAAAGAGAACGTTGAAAAGGCGGAAGCGCTATTGGAACGCTTCCTGCTGATCAAGAAGAAAAACGATTATGCGGGCGCGCTTTCCGGAGGCCAACGCAAACTGCTGGAGATGGCACGTGCGCTGATGTCGGATCCGCAGCTGGTGATGCTCGACGAACCGATGGCCGGCGTGAATCCGGCGTTGAAGCAGTCGCTGCTCGACCACATCATGGCATTGCGTGAGGAAGGCACGACGGTGCTGTTCGTGGAACATGACATCAACATGGTGCGTCATATCGCCGATTGGGTCACCGTGATGGCGGAAGGCAAGATCGTTGCCGAAGGTCAGCCGAAGAGCGTGATGAGCGACCCGGCTGTGATCGACGCCTATCTGGGTGCGCATGCCAATGTGGACCTGGGTGACGATTCCGTGCTTGAAGATTTGAAGGAGGCCTGA